Genomic window (Drosophila sulfurigaster albostrigata strain 15112-1811.04 chromosome 2R, ASM2355843v2, whole genome shotgun sequence):
GGAACTTATGATTTTTTCACAATTGAAGTCTTTTCTATGGGTGTGCTGTGCTACTTCTTCTACTGCACCTATTCTACAATTCTTAGGATACGctttcttaatatttattacctGGCACCCCATCACCAGACGAATGAGCATAGCTTAATCTTTAGTGGCATGCTTCTCTGTCGTCTAACACCACCAATGTGTCTCAATTTTCTTGGTCTTATTCATATGGATTCTCACATCATAAAAAAGGTGAGTAACTACTTCCATCTAATatcatataattaaataatatcatTGCAGCGCATTATGGAAACGTATTATACGCAAATTATGGGTCACATGGACGTAATCGGCATCATTTCGAATGGCTTCAATATATACTTTCCTATGTGCATGCTGGCATTTTGCCTGGCCACCTGGTTTAGTCTAGGTAGTCGGGCTTTGAATGCCTTGGGTTTCCAACAGTTTCTGCAGCACGAAACGATTGCAACCGAGCTAGTGCAGGAGGGAAAGGATTTGATAGCTCGCGAAAAGCGCCGTCGACAGCGAACCGAAGAAGCAATGGCCAGAAGACGCGCCGACACTATGCCAAGTCATGAATACCTTAGTAAATATCGTGGAGTAGGCGGTGGCGTCAATCAGTTAATTGGTGAATATCGAACACCAGCAGATGGTTTATTGCGGGATGGCGACGCTAGTGTTGACTACGCTGCAGTAGCTTCCTCTTCAGCGCTTGGAGTACCTCGCTCATTGTCGGAGGAAATTAATGATAGATTTGGCGTTAGCACTCAAATGCAGATTGGATTTCGAAGCACTAACGATCGAAATGAAACAGAGAATGTCGGAATGCCGCCTCGTGGGCTTTTTGATGATGTTTAATGCGTAATGcgatgaaattgaaatgcgtacaatttgtaatttatttaaatataatttaatttctgtttCTACTTACACCCAAATATTGTAAACATTTCTATAATTAACCacaataaagttaaatttagttttaccAATAAAATAGATCCCTTAGTTAAATGACTTGCATGAAACTGTATTTATGAGTATGGATGCAGTTGTGACGCACCAAACAGGGAGATTaataatacttatgtatatggAACACAATATCAATAACGTTGATTGTAACCAGTCTATCGGTAGTTGGCATCTTCATCTATTTCATCAGGATTGCGCGTTTTCAGTCTTAATATGCGATTGTAAGCGAAACGGAAACTTTACTCATCGCCGCCTccttcttcgtcttcatcgAATTCTCCTTCTTCGTCGGCAGTGGCCTCTTGATACTGCTGGTACTCGGATACCAAATCATTCATGTTGCTCTCCGCTTCGGTGAACTCCATCTCATCCATACCCTCTCCAGTGTACCAATGCAAGAAGGCCTTACGTCGGAACATGGCAGTGAACTGTTCCGAGACACGCTTAAAAAGCTCCTGAATGGCCGTCGAATTACCAATGAATGTGGCAGACATCTTTAAACCTCTCGGTGGAATATCGCACACCGcagttttgcaattgtttggAATCCATTCCACAAAGAAGCTGCTGTTCTTATTCTGTATATTGAGCATCTGTTCGTCCACTTCCTTCATGGACATGCGCCCTCTGAAGATGGCCGCAACTGTTAAATAGCGACCATGACGCGGATCACATGCCGCCATCATATTCTTGGCATCGAACATCTGTTGAGTCAACTCTGGAACGGTTAGAGCGCGATACTGCTGCGATCCTCGAGACGTTAGCGGTGCAAATCCCGGCATGAAGAAGTGCAGACGGGGGAAGGGCACCATGTTTACGGCCAATTTTCGCAGGTCGGCATTTAATTGACCTGGGAAGCGCAAGCAGGTTGTCACTCCCGACATTGTTGCCGACACCAAGTGATTAAGATCACCATAAGTGGGCGTCGTCAGCTTCAAAGTGCGGAAGCAGATATCATACAGTGCTTCGTTGTCAATGCAATAAGTCTCATCAGTATTTTCAACCAACTGATGCACACTTAGGGTGGCATTGTAGGGCTCGACTACAGTGTCAGATACCTTGGGCGAAGGCACTACCGAGAAGGTGTTCATGATGCGATCCGGGTACTCCTCGCGAATCTTCGAGATAAGCAAAGTCCCCATGCCCGATCCGGTGCCTCCCCCCAGCGAATGAGTGAGTTGGAAACCCTGTGGAAACCAATGTTGACGGTAAATTGATCATTTTCACCGTATGTATATACCCACCTGGAGACAGTCGCATCCTTCAGATTCCTTACGGACCACGTCGAGCACAGAGTCAACCAGTTCGGCTCCTTCAGTGTAATGTCCTTTCGCCCAGTTGTTGCCCGCACCAGATTGACCGAAAACAAAGTTATCGGGTCGAAAGATCTGGCCGAAAGCACCCGAGCGCACAGAGTCCATGGTGCCGGGCTCCAGATCGACAAGAATAGCCCGTGGTACATATTTGGCACCAGTGGCCTCATTGTAGTACACATTAATACGCTCCAATTGCAGATCACTGTCGCCATAATACGTCCCCGTCGCATCGATGCAATGTTCATCAGAAATTACCTCCCAGAACTTGCCTCCTATCTGATTGCCACACTGGCCAGCCTGAATATGCACAATTTCACGCATAGTTACTAGATACGAGA
Coding sequences:
- the LOC133839623 gene encoding tubulin beta-2 chain, whose protein sequence is MREIVHIQAGQCGNQIGGKFWEVISDEHCIDATGTYYGDSDLQLERINVYYNEATGAKYVPRAILVDLEPGTMDSVRSGAFGQIFRPDNFVFGQSGAGNNWAKGHYTEGAELVDSVLDVVRKESEGCDCLQGFQLTHSLGGGTGSGMGTLLISKIREEYPDRIMNTFSVVPSPKVSDTVVEPYNATLSVHQLVENTDETYCIDNEALYDICFRTLKLTTPTYGDLNHLVSATMSGVTTCLRFPGQLNADLRKLAVNMVPFPRLHFFMPGFAPLTSRGSQQYRALTVPELTQQMFDAKNMMAACDPRHGRYLTVAAIFRGRMSMKEVDEQMLNIQNKNSSFFVEWIPNNCKTAVCDIPPRGLKMSATFIGNSTAIQELFKRVSEQFTAMFRRKAFLHWYTGEGMDEMEFTEAESNMNDLVSEYQQYQEATADEEGEFDEDEEGGGDE